In Streptomyces nodosus, one DNA window encodes the following:
- a CDS encoding FAD-dependent oxidoreductase, producing MRHRIAVVGSGPAGLTLARVLHRHGYPVTVLERDPAPDARPPGGTLDLHEGLGQRALDKAGLLAEFQALSRPEGQAMRILDPHGTVLRDWRPRPDDRAHPEIDRGQLRDLLLGPLDVQWGRGVAQVLPGTRDGALVHFADGRQEAFDLVVGADGAWSRVRPAVSSVTPHYTGVTLVETSLDDVDTRHPDLARLIGDGSMAVYGVNRALVAQRNSGGHVKVYVQLRAPLDWHTNLDLTDVEAVRSSLLARFDGWAAPVLGLLRHGTAFVHRPLFVLPVSHTWTHVPGVTLLGDAAHLMPPLGAGANLAMLEGAELAESIATGPGDLDEAVLAFEEQMWARAGQWAKMTMAGLERLVSPDPAEALALFDQVQPS from the coding sequence ATGAGACATCGTATCGCCGTGGTCGGAAGCGGCCCTGCGGGCCTTACCCTCGCCCGTGTCCTGCACCGCCATGGCTACCCCGTCACCGTCCTCGAACGCGATCCCGCTCCTGACGCCCGCCCCCCTGGCGGCACGCTGGACCTGCACGAAGGGCTGGGCCAACGCGCGCTGGACAAGGCGGGGCTGCTGGCGGAGTTCCAGGCGCTGTCCCGCCCCGAGGGGCAGGCCATGCGCATCCTGGACCCGCACGGGACCGTCCTTCGCGACTGGCGACCCCGTCCGGACGACCGGGCCCATCCCGAGATCGACCGCGGGCAACTCCGTGACCTGCTGCTCGGCCCCCTCGATGTCCAGTGGGGTCGGGGAGTGGCACAGGTGCTACCGGGGACCCGGGACGGCGCACTGGTCCATTTCGCGGACGGGCGGCAGGAGGCCTTCGACCTCGTGGTCGGCGCGGACGGCGCCTGGTCCCGGGTCCGCCCTGCGGTCTCGTCGGTGACGCCGCACTACACCGGCGTCACCTTGGTCGAGACCTCCCTCGACGATGTCGACACCCGCCACCCTGACCTCGCCCGGTTGATCGGCGACGGTTCCATGGCCGTGTACGGCGTGAACCGAGCTCTTGTCGCCCAGCGCAACAGCGGCGGCCACGTCAAGGTGTACGTTCAGCTCCGCGCGCCGCTGGACTGGCACACGAACCTGGATCTGACCGACGTCGAGGCCGTGCGCTCGAGCCTGCTGGCTCGGTTCGACGGCTGGGCTGCCCCCGTCCTCGGCCTCCTCCGGCACGGCACCGCCTTCGTCCACCGCCCCCTCTTCGTGTTGCCCGTGTCCCACACCTGGACCCACGTCCCCGGGGTGACGCTCCTGGGCGACGCCGCCCATCTGATGCCCCCGTTGGGGGCGGGCGCGAACCTCGCGATGCTGGAAGGCGCCGAACTCGCCGAGTCCATCGCCACCGGCCCTGGAGATCTGGACGAGGCCGTCCTCGCCTTCGAGGAACAGATGTGGGCACGGGCCGGCCAATGGGCGAAGATGACGATGGCCGGCCTGGAACGCCTGGTGAGCCCGGACCCCGCCGAAGCCCTCGCCCTCTTCGACCAAGTCCAGCCATCCTGA
- a CDS encoding SpoIIE family protein phosphatase, protein MPDVAGRPPDDGAALMLDSYGTVLACTPGVGELLGAQGKDLIGRPLTDFLAAGSGRGMLSRDGRAMLRRSGGPAVKVRLKVLPLGGGLGAQCLVWAVPEAVATEREQDQELVRALSGQTAIGLVLHDPDLRIVRSNHPPGAVGRPADAGAGPPGAALDEVLVPQDAGAVEKQLRWVAQTGVPVTDQVLRARYRTAPEQERIISLSALRLEDRDGRCTGVAVLFRDVTERHQAQRRQALVDGAEKLLLGPLDIVATAEGLARVLVPEYGDLAAIDLAEAALLGEEPGDFTLGEPLRRAAVAGSWPAELLPAGALLRVRGPGREPVYHRHAVAVPDLSELRAALADDAEGCRQVLPDAATSLLIMPLQARGRLLGAAVLWRCGTRARFGRDDATLGAQIGARAAFSLDNARRYTRERRTAEILQRSLLPQADVQVSAADAAGTYVPANTATGIGGTWFDVIPLSSCRVAFVVGDVPGHGVEAAAAMGQLRTAIQTLSDMDLPPDELLTHLDDLVTRLSQAGRAASVPPAGRRLGSVLGATCVYAVHDPITGLCTIASAGHPPPVLSVPGQPACFAQVKPGPPLGVGGPPFESVEQVMEPGMLLAFYTDKLLAHREDGTEERMRQLRDQVQAAAREDRSPAQTGHAVLRQLLPQAAEHEVALLVARLYGLPLGSTAAWEFPADPEAVSRARDAVTIQLAAWQLDELAFTTELVVSELVTNSIRYAGGPVGLRLIRDKTLICEISDPSQTQPRLRRALLTDEGGRGLFLVAQLAQRWGSRYTSHGKAIWAEQQLPAR, encoded by the coding sequence GTGCCCGATGTGGCCGGGCGGCCACCGGACGACGGCGCGGCGCTGATGCTGGACAGCTACGGGACGGTGCTGGCGTGCACGCCGGGCGTCGGTGAGCTGCTCGGCGCGCAGGGCAAGGATCTGATCGGCAGGCCGCTCACCGACTTTCTCGCCGCCGGGTCGGGCCGCGGGATGCTCTCGCGCGACGGCCGGGCGATGCTTCGCCGCAGTGGCGGCCCGGCGGTGAAAGTGCGCCTGAAGGTGCTGCCGCTGGGCGGCGGTCTGGGGGCTCAGTGTCTGGTGTGGGCGGTGCCGGAGGCGGTGGCCACGGAGCGGGAGCAGGACCAGGAGCTGGTGCGCGCACTGTCCGGGCAGACCGCGATCGGGCTGGTGCTGCACGACCCGGATCTGCGGATCGTGCGAAGCAACCACCCTCCGGGTGCCGTCGGTCGGCCCGCCGACGCCGGCGCCGGACCGCCGGGGGCCGCCCTGGACGAGGTGCTGGTCCCGCAGGACGCCGGGGCCGTCGAGAAGCAGTTGCGGTGGGTCGCGCAGACCGGGGTGCCGGTGACCGACCAGGTGCTCCGGGCCCGCTACCGCACGGCTCCCGAGCAGGAGCGCATCATCTCCCTGTCGGCGCTGCGGCTGGAGGACCGCGACGGCCGCTGCACCGGCGTCGCGGTCCTCTTCCGTGACGTCACCGAACGCCACCAGGCGCAACGCCGGCAGGCTCTGGTCGACGGGGCCGAGAAGCTGCTGCTGGGTCCGCTGGACATCGTCGCCACCGCCGAGGGGCTGGCCAGGGTGCTGGTACCCGAGTACGGGGATCTGGCGGCGATCGACCTGGCGGAGGCGGCGCTGCTGGGTGAGGAACCCGGTGACTTCACCCTCGGGGAGCCGCTGCGGCGGGCCGCAGTGGCCGGTTCCTGGCCGGCCGAGCTGCTGCCGGCCGGGGCCTTGCTGCGGGTCCGGGGTCCGGGGCGCGAGCCGGTCTACCATCGCCACGCGGTGGCCGTGCCGGATCTGTCCGAGCTGCGGGCCGCGCTGGCCGACGACGCCGAGGGATGTCGCCAGGTGCTGCCGGACGCGGCGACATCGCTGCTGATCATGCCACTGCAGGCTCGCGGGCGGCTGCTGGGCGCGGCGGTGCTGTGGCGGTGTGGCACCCGGGCGCGTTTCGGCCGGGACGATGCGACGCTGGGGGCCCAGATCGGCGCCCGGGCCGCGTTCAGTCTGGACAACGCCAGGCGTTACACCCGCGAGCGCCGTACTGCCGAGATCCTGCAGCGGAGCCTGCTGCCGCAAGCAGACGTCCAGGTCAGCGCGGCGGACGCGGCCGGGACCTATGTGCCGGCCAACACCGCGACGGGGATCGGCGGGACCTGGTTCGACGTGATCCCACTGTCCTCGTGCCGGGTGGCGTTCGTGGTGGGCGACGTGCCGGGGCACGGCGTGGAGGCGGCGGCGGCCATGGGGCAGTTGCGCACCGCCATACAGACCCTGTCCGACATGGACCTGCCTCCTGACGAACTGCTGACCCACCTCGACGACCTGGTCACCCGGCTGTCGCAGGCAGGGCGGGCGGCGTCGGTCCCGCCCGCGGGGCGCAGGCTCGGCAGCGTCCTCGGCGCCACCTGCGTCTACGCGGTGCACGACCCGATCACCGGACTGTGCACGATCGCCAGCGCCGGTCACCCGCCGCCGGTGCTGTCCGTCCCCGGACAGCCGGCCTGCTTCGCGCAGGTCAAGCCGGGACCGCCGCTGGGGGTGGGCGGCCCGCCGTTCGAGTCGGTGGAACAGGTGATGGAGCCGGGGATGCTGCTGGCCTTCTACACCGACAAGCTGCTGGCCCATCGCGAGGACGGCACCGAGGAGCGAATGCGGCAGCTCCGCGACCAGGTGCAGGCCGCCGCGCGTGAGGACCGGTCACCGGCGCAGACCGGGCACGCTGTGCTGCGGCAACTGCTGCCCCAGGCAGCCGAGCACGAGGTGGCCCTGCTGGTCGCCCGGCTGTACGGCCTGCCCCTGGGGTCCACCGCCGCCTGGGAGTTCCCGGCCGACCCGGAGGCGGTGAGCCGAGCGAGGGACGCGGTCACCATCCAGCTGGCCGCCTGGCAGCTGGACGAACTCGCGTTCACCACCGAGCTGGTCGTCAGCGAGCTGGTGACCAACTCCATCCGCTACGCGGGCGGCCCGGTGGGCCTGCGGCTGATCAGGGACAAGACGCTGATCTGCGAGATCTCCGACCCGAGCCAGACTCAGCCGCGGCTGCGCAGGGCCCTGCTGACCGACGAAGGAGGCCGCGGGCTGTTCCTCGTCGCACAACTCGCACAGCGCTGGGGAAGTCGCTACACCAGCCACGGCAAGGCCATCTGGGCAGAGCAGCAGCTGCCCGCCCGCTGA
- a CDS encoding TetR/AcrR family transcriptional regulator: MSGSTEGGSTSEARSRLLGKATEIFYSEGIHSVGIDRITSEAQVTRATLYRHFSGKESLILAYLDQVDRAIRGQVDAIARAGGRPPADRVRDVARSIVEGIRSPGFRGCAFLNAVAEYPDRDHPVHRAVLAHRQWFLDTVTDLLAQTGDAPAEAAGRQFVMLRDGAMAAGCLFDPQLISETFLDGVEGILRARTAPEPA; this comes from the coding sequence ATGAGTGGGAGCACAGAAGGCGGCAGCACCTCCGAGGCGCGGTCGCGTCTGCTCGGCAAGGCGACCGAGATCTTCTACTCGGAGGGGATCCACTCCGTCGGCATCGACCGGATCACCTCGGAGGCGCAGGTGACCCGCGCCACGCTGTACCGGCACTTCTCCGGCAAGGAAAGCCTCATCCTCGCCTACCTCGACCAGGTCGACCGGGCGATCCGTGGGCAGGTGGACGCCATCGCCCGAGCGGGCGGACGACCCCCGGCCGATCGAGTCCGTGACGTCGCCCGGTCCATCGTGGAGGGCATCCGGTCACCCGGGTTCCGCGGATGCGCGTTCCTCAACGCGGTGGCCGAGTATCCCGATCGCGACCACCCCGTCCACCGGGCGGTACTCGCCCACCGTCAGTGGTTCCTGGACACCGTCACCGACCTGCTCGCGCAGACCGGCGACGCACCCGCCGAGGCCGCCGGCCGGCAGTTCGTCATGCTCAGAGACGGCGCGATGGCGGCCGGCTGCCTCTTCGATCCGCAGCTGATCTCCGAGACGTTCCTGGACGGCGTCGAGGGAATCCTGCGGGCCCGCACCGCCCCCGAGCCCGCGTAG
- a CDS encoding response regulator, whose translation MKAAAQRRAARRTRRRLDEAAPKCSEAADGTEVMDLVDRHRPDLVLMDIRMPRMDGLATTEVLRRRLDPPQVLILTTFTTDGYILRAPAAGAVLYRLTESGLELEPVLKALGLWGLRFMAEERPDDAFRAQWLAYAPAWFTTDDEPDAPPVVIQLVASGESAVIELRNGRVHTRLGRATDPDLVLDGPPRAVLGLLSGLIDLERAGRLGMSATGRRDLLTRLCPVAQDRAHAEDDVLG comes from the coding sequence TTGAAGGCGGCCGCTCAGCGTCGGGCCGCACGACGAACCCGACGACGGCTCGACGAAGCAGCCCCGAAGTGCTCCGAGGCCGCCGACGGCACCGAGGTCATGGACCTGGTCGACCGGCATCGCCCCGACCTCGTACTGATGGACATCCGCATGCCGCGGATGGACGGACTGGCCACCACCGAGGTCCTGCGCCGGCGTCTTGACCCACCGCAGGTACTGATCCTGACCACGTTCACCACGGACGGCTACATCCTGCGCGCCCCGGCCGCCGGCGCCGTTCTCTACCGACTGACCGAGTCCGGTCTGGAACTGGAGCCGGTCCTGAAGGCGCTCGGGCTGTGGGGGCTCCGGTTCATGGCCGAGGAACGGCCGGACGACGCCTTCCGGGCGCAGTGGCTGGCCTACGCCCCGGCGTGGTTCACCACCGACGACGAGCCGGACGCCCCGCCCGTGGTCATCCAACTCGTCGCGTCCGGCGAGTCGGCCGTCATCGAGCTGCGGAACGGCCGGGTCCACACCAGGCTCGGCCGCGCCACCGACCCGGACCTCGTCCTGGACGGACCGCCCCGTGCCGTCCTCGGTCTGCTCAGCGGTCTGATCGATCTCGAACGCGCTGGTCGGCTCGGCATGTCCGCCACCGGCCGACGGGACCTGCTCACCCGCCTCTGTCCGGTCGCACAGGACCGGGCGCATGCTGAGGATGACGTCCTCGGCTGA